The proteins below come from a single Pseudarthrobacter sp. SSS035 genomic window:
- a CDS encoding GntR family transcriptional regulator, whose amino-acid sequence MDTAGELKHVWVRRQLQDLVATTMRPGDALLGERQLEEQFGVSRITVRRAISDLVQDGALVRIKGKGTFVSHGLVRSTLHLASFNEDMRAAGFEPSTRVINASTAVPPAAAADHLGLAPGEAAFRVRRLRLANGAPVSVDESWLPPALVPGLLSEDLTGSLYRALGAAGHPVQHAEQTVEAAAAPDETAALLDIEPGAPVLLFRRRSFTGEEDPGTPIEYAVSTYRSDRYQVSMRLGVG is encoded by the coding sequence ATGGATACGGCAGGGGAACTAAAACACGTCTGGGTCCGCAGGCAGCTCCAGGATCTCGTGGCCACCACAATGCGGCCCGGGGATGCCCTGCTGGGTGAGCGGCAGCTGGAGGAGCAGTTCGGCGTCTCCCGCATCACAGTGCGCCGTGCCATTTCGGACCTGGTCCAGGACGGCGCGCTGGTGCGGATCAAGGGGAAGGGCACGTTCGTCTCCCATGGGCTGGTGCGTTCCACCCTGCACCTGGCCTCGTTCAACGAGGACATGCGGGCAGCCGGATTCGAACCCAGCACACGGGTCATCAACGCCTCCACGGCAGTGCCGCCGGCGGCGGCCGCCGATCACCTCGGGCTGGCGCCCGGGGAAGCTGCCTTTCGCGTCCGCAGGCTGCGGCTCGCGAACGGCGCGCCCGTCAGTGTGGACGAATCGTGGCTGCCGCCCGCGCTGGTCCCCGGGCTGCTCTCGGAAGACCTGACGGGGTCCCTTTACCGGGCCCTCGGCGCCGCGGGGCACCCGGTGCAGCATGCGGAACAGACCGTCGAGGCCGCCGCCGCCCCTGACGAGACCGCCGCGCTGCTGGACATCGAACCGGGGGCACCTGTCCTACTCTTCCGGCGCCGTTCGTTCACCGGCGAGGAGGATCCTGGCACGCCCATCGAATACGCCGTCTCAACGTACCGCTCCGACCGGTATCAGGTG
- a CDS encoding PTS glucose transporter subunit IIA: protein MSSPDVGTPDVGTEAPAQVISVVSPLPGRLIPMNEVPDPVFAKGLVGGGAAVIPDDDAGVLTAVAPLDGRVIKVMPHAYIVQHASGPAVLVHVGIDTVGLKGEGFTVLAQKGDQVRAGDPMITVDVTLVRSKDLSMCSPVVVLDSAADAIEPPASGGRVEAGGHLFKIPGK, encoded by the coding sequence GTGAGCAGCCCTGACGTGGGCACGCCTGACGTGGGCACGGAAGCGCCGGCCCAGGTCATCAGCGTTGTTTCCCCCCTGCCGGGCCGGCTCATTCCCATGAACGAGGTGCCGGACCCCGTGTTCGCCAAGGGGCTTGTAGGTGGCGGCGCCGCCGTAATTCCCGACGACGACGCCGGCGTCCTCACCGCCGTCGCACCGCTGGACGGCCGGGTCATCAAGGTCATGCCGCACGCCTACATCGTCCAGCACGCGTCCGGGCCCGCAGTGCTGGTCCACGTCGGCATCGACACCGTCGGCCTGAAGGGCGAGGGCTTCACCGTGCTCGCGCAGAAGGGGGACCAGGTCCGGGCCGGCGACCCCATGATCACCGTGGACGTCACCTTGGTCCGTTCAAAGGACCTGAGCATGTGCAGTCCCGTGGTGGTCCTGGACAGCGCGGCGGACGCCATCGAACCTCCGGCCTCGGGTGGCCGCGTGGAAGCAGGCGGCCACCTGTTCAAAATTCCCGGAAAATAG
- a CDS encoding glucose PTS transporter subunit EIIB has protein sequence MSKAEIILAALGGADNVEEIEGCITRLRTEVVDSSRVDEAALKAAGAHGVMMSGTVVQVVVGPEAESLAEDIQDLM, from the coding sequence ATGTCCAAAGCAGAAATCATCCTCGCCGCCCTTGGCGGCGCCGATAACGTCGAAGAAATCGAAGGGTGCATCACACGCCTTCGCACCGAAGTGGTGGACTCTTCCCGGGTTGACGAGGCCGCCCTCAAGGCCGCCGGCGCCCACGGCGTCATGATGTCCGGCACGGTGGTCCAGGTGGTTGTGGGCCCGGAAGCCGAAAGCCTCGCCGAAGACATCCAGGACCTGATGTGA
- a CDS encoding PTS transporter subunit EIIC, whose protein sequence is MTTENPSASAGAGPLADPAPGKTKGSGKALQNMQRFGRSLMLPIAALPAAALLLRLGQDDLLGSFENLTTVAQVIGAAGGALFENLPLLFAVGISFGFAKKGDGSTALAAVVGYLVLTNVFKVMAPLVLGAAPEGGKDPVINYGVLAGIVMGLTTALLWQRFHRTTLPDWLGFFAGRRLVPILTSFAAIVIGVAMALLYPLFNNGLTAVGNTVAENTVVGSGVYGVLNRLLIPLGLHHILNSIVWFIIGDYDGAHGDLNRFFAGDPTAGVFMTGFFPIMMFALPAAALAIWQEAKPSQKKIVGGIMLSTGLTAFLTGITEPLEFSFMFVAWPLYVVHAFLTGTSMMLVNFLGIHHGFGFSAGAIDYVLNFGIAQNPLWLIPIGLGYAAVYYVVFRFVIRRWNLRTMGREDENDENGSMAKADAS, encoded by the coding sequence ATGACCACGGAAAACCCATCAGCTTCCGCCGGGGCCGGCCCGCTGGCCGACCCGGCCCCGGGCAAGACCAAGGGCAGCGGCAAGGCCCTGCAGAACATGCAGCGCTTCGGCCGAAGCCTGATGCTGCCCATCGCGGCCCTCCCCGCGGCGGCCCTCCTGCTCCGCTTGGGCCAGGACGACCTGCTGGGCAGCTTCGAAAACCTGACCACCGTCGCCCAGGTCATCGGCGCCGCCGGCGGTGCCCTGTTCGAGAACCTGCCGCTGCTCTTCGCCGTCGGCATCTCCTTCGGTTTCGCCAAAAAGGGTGACGGTTCCACGGCCCTCGCCGCCGTCGTCGGATACCTGGTCCTGACCAACGTCTTCAAGGTCATGGCCCCGCTGGTGCTGGGAGCCGCCCCGGAGGGCGGCAAGGACCCCGTCATCAATTACGGCGTGCTGGCCGGCATTGTGATGGGCCTGACGACGGCGCTGCTTTGGCAGCGCTTCCACCGCACCACCCTGCCGGACTGGCTGGGCTTCTTCGCCGGCCGCCGCCTGGTGCCCATCCTGACGTCCTTCGCCGCGATCGTGATCGGCGTGGCCATGGCGCTCCTGTATCCGCTGTTCAACAACGGACTGACCGCCGTGGGCAACACGGTTGCGGAAAACACCGTGGTGGGCAGCGGGGTCTATGGCGTCCTCAACCGGCTGCTCATTCCGCTGGGCCTGCACCACATCCTGAACTCCATCGTCTGGTTCATCATCGGAGACTATGACGGTGCCCACGGCGACCTGAACCGGTTCTTCGCCGGGGACCCCACCGCAGGCGTCTTTATGACCGGATTCTTCCCCATCATGATGTTCGCCCTGCCCGCGGCCGCCCTTGCCATCTGGCAGGAAGCCAAGCCGTCGCAGAAGAAGATCGTGGGCGGCATCATGCTCTCCACGGGTCTCACGGCCTTCCTCACCGGGATCACCGAACCGCTGGAATTCTCGTTCATGTTTGTGGCCTGGCCGCTGTACGTCGTCCATGCCTTCCTGACCGGGACGTCCATGATGCTGGTCAACTTCCTCGGCATCCATCACGGGTTCGGATTCTCAGCAGGAGCGATCGACTACGTCCTGAACTTCGGCATCGCACAGAATCCGCTGTGGCTGATCCCCATCGGGCTGGGCTACGCCGCCGTGTACTACGTCGTGTTCCGCTTTGTGATCCGTCGCTGGAACCTGCGCACCATGGGCCGCGAAGATGAAAACGACGAGAACGGCTCAATGGCCAAAGCCGATGCCAGCTGA